A genomic window from Prunus persica cultivar Lovell chromosome G2, Prunus_persica_NCBIv2, whole genome shotgun sequence includes:
- the LOC18786065 gene encoding luc7-like protein 3, with the protein MDAQRALLDELMGAARNLTEEERKGYKEITWDDKEVCGAYMVRFCPHDLFINTRSDLGPCPKIHDPKLKESFEESPRHDAYVPKFEAELAQFCEKLVMDLDRRVKRGRERLAQEVEPAPAPPLSAEKSEQLSVLEEKIKNLLEQVETLGEAGKVDEAEALMRKVDMLNSEKTALAQHPQNDKVLMLAQEKKMALCEICGSFLVANDALERTQSHVTGKQHIGYGMVRDFITEYKETKEKAREEERLAREKEAEERRKQREKENESRRRSNSSDRDRYRDRDRDRERDRYRERDSDRERSREWNGRGSRDGGRGADWRSRNGRDGGRDRYRDRSRSRSPVRHSHRRSPRSPVRPY; encoded by the exons ATGGACGCTCAGAGAGCTCTGCTAGATGAACTTATGGGCGCAG CTCGTAACTTGAcggaggaagagagaaaggggTACAAGGAAATTACTTGGGATGATAAGGAGGTCTGTGGAGCCTATATGGTTCGATTTTGTCCTCACGATCTGTTCATCAATACCCGAAGTGATCTAG GCCCCTGCCCTAAAATTCATGACCCAAAGTTGAAAGAAAG TTTTGAGGAGTCCCCAAGGCATGATGCATATGTGCCCAAGTTTGAAGCTGAACTAGCTCAGTTTTGTGAGAAATTG GTGATGGATTTAGATAGAAGAGTAAAGCGTGGGCGAGAACGCCTTGCTCAGGAGGTTGAACCTGCACCGGCACCTCCACTGTCAGCAGAAAAGTCTGAACAGTTATCTGTTCTGGAGGAAAAGATAAAGAACTTGCTGGAACAAGTTGAGACCCTTGGTGAAGCTGGAAAGGTGGATGAAGCTGAAGCACTCATGAGAAAG GTGGATATGCTTAATTCTGAGAAGACAGCCTTGGCTCAACACCCTCAGAATGATAAAGTGTTGATGCTTGCACAGGAGAAAAAAATGGCACTCTGCGAGATATGTGGTTCATTTCTTGTGGCCAATGATGCTTTAGAGAGGACTCAGTCTCATGTTACAGGGAAGCAGCATATTGGTTATGGCATGGTCCGAGATTTTATCACTGAGTACAAG GAAACTAAGGAGAAggcaagagaagaagaaaggttaGCAAGGGAGAAAGAAGCAGAAGAACGGAGGAAACAGAGGGAGAAGGAAAATGAGAGTAGAAGGAGAAGTAATTCAAGTGATAGGGACAGGTATCGTGATAGGGATCGTGACAGGGAGCGGGACAGATATCGAGAACGCGATTCAGATCGTGAAAGGTCTAGAGAGTGGAATGGCAGAGGTAGTCGGGATGGAGGGAGAGGGGCGGATTGGAGGTCCAGGAATGGAAGAGATGGGGGCAGGGATAGGTACCGTGATCGAAGCAGGTCACGTTCCCCTGTTAGACATAGTCACAGGAGGTCACCTAGAAGTCCAGTTCGCCCATATTAA